The following coding sequences lie in one Rhizobium leguminosarum genomic window:
- a CDS encoding lytic transglycosylase domain-containing protein produces the protein MSTILLTGFASSPGDNDLPSSSQMTAPADGLGGVKSQKVGRVAASLIPTAAPNATVATNQQPTIDWVNFRQRIDAPKDEHPIRPGFLSLDTVEELEDSRAKLPGEAAGSANARRERTVHSPIDVSSFEQTSSPHIVDPPVALKADADPASIQPRPELLSGIPEDYAKLALAIAAGEGVDPNWVLSIMRAENASYDPRLVSPAGAVGLMQVMPRIGAAFGANDLTDPEQNIRAATRFLRVLIDKYRNPVLVASAYNAGEPRVDLRHSLPLIKETADYVTRVVGFYVGAAATSAGTRSLLSPSESGSKRRSGTADRARSPMLVFSVADPLTAANRSPQEDGPTHVGGPIKIVKEEVH, from the coding sequence ATGTCGACAATCCTGCTCACCGGTTTCGCTTCCAGCCCGGGCGACAACGATCTGCCCTCCTCTTCACAAATGACTGCTCCCGCCGATGGGCTTGGCGGCGTCAAGAGTCAGAAGGTAGGGAGAGTGGCAGCCAGCTTAATCCCAACTGCCGCACCGAATGCGACCGTAGCGACAAATCAGCAGCCGACAATCGATTGGGTCAACTTCAGACAGCGCATTGACGCGCCGAAAGATGAACATCCGATTAGGCCCGGCTTTCTTTCGTTGGATACGGTGGAAGAGCTTGAAGACAGTCGTGCGAAATTACCAGGAGAAGCGGCTGGTAGCGCGAATGCGCGGCGCGAACGCACCGTGCATTCGCCAATCGACGTCTCCTCCTTTGAGCAGACGTCGTCCCCTCACATCGTCGATCCGCCGGTCGCGTTGAAAGCTGATGCCGACCCGGCGTCGATACAGCCCAGACCCGAACTGCTTTCAGGCATCCCCGAAGACTATGCAAAACTCGCGTTGGCGATCGCCGCTGGGGAAGGGGTTGACCCGAACTGGGTGCTCTCGATCATGCGGGCAGAAAATGCGAGCTACGATCCACGCCTCGTCAGTCCCGCCGGTGCCGTCGGTTTGATGCAGGTGATGCCGCGGATCGGCGCGGCCTTTGGTGCGAATGATCTCACCGATCCCGAGCAGAATATCCGCGCCGCCACGCGATTCCTCCGTGTTCTCATCGACAAGTACCGCAATCCGGTGCTTGTCGCCTCTGCCTATAATGCCGGTGAGCCTCGTGTCGATCTTCGCCACTCCTTGCCGCTGATCAAGGAAACCGCGGACTATGTCACGCGTGTCGTCGGGTTCTACGTTGGCGCGGCGGCGACCTCTGCGGGCACGCGTAGCCTGTTATCCCCATCGGAGTCCGGCTCGAAGCGCCGGTCAGGAACTGCCGATCGCGCAAGGTCGCCGATGCTTGTTTTTTCTGTTGCAGATCCGCTGACAGCGGCGAACCGATCCCCCCAGGAAGACGGACCGACCCACGTTGGCGGTCC